From the Butyrivibrio fibrisolvens genome, one window contains:
- a CDS encoding mobility-associated LCxxNW protein: MLQEIEEAETLCQGNWIEIEKQYNYILELQAILNEHGIDYPILL; encoded by the coding sequence TTGTTACAAGAAATAGAGGAAGCTGAAACTCTCTGTCAAGGTAACTGGATTGAGATAGAAAAACAGTACAACTATATCCTGGAACTACAGGCGATCCTTAATGAACACGGAATAGATTATCCTATCTTATTGTAA
- a CDS encoding sugar phosphate nucleotidyltransferase, with the protein MNKNKINLFVPGRLCIIGEHSDWAGIHRMTNADIVPGQAIVTGIEQGIYATVEKSDKFIVESPLPMYHGESLSCDMDTDKLLEVAYNGGFFSYVAGVASYVNENYHVEGLKITITKMDLPIKSGLSSSAAICVLVARAFNRMYNLHLNTMGEMRIAYNGEQRTPSRCGRLDQACAYGVNPVRMFFDGTEVSVKTLTVKSPLYFVVANLNAGKDTVKILADLNKCFPFAQNDTENSVQEALGRDNVVFIDRACQAIEKGDVKALGQVMIDFQHNFDKKVAPACPEQLTAPVLHEILEDEAIRSLSYGAKGVGSQGDGTVQFLAKDEESQKKIIEYLKNEKNMEGFPLTLKPKKAVRKAIIPVAGFGTRLFPATKAIKKDFFPILDTDGILKPVLLILLEQLVEADIEDICLVIGEEERPLYDMFFARLSSENYDKLSDDKKYYQNLLMSLARRITYVYQKERKGFGHAVYQCREFTNGEPVLLLLGDMIYRSNTSQNCMQQMIDAYENCGMPMISMHTVDPEEVVHYGIMHGQWENSDQRFLKLDEIKEKPTVDYAREYLNVATRESEENYYAVFGQYILTPEVFENLEKNIKNNLLENNEIQLTTALEQTRSSSGMMGLVIDGKSYDVGLPQAYVKTVSEYGER; encoded by the coding sequence ATGAATAAAAATAAAATTAATCTTTTTGTTCCTGGACGTTTATGTATTATCGGTGAACATAGCGACTGGGCAGGCATTCATAGAATGACTAATGCTGATATAGTACCTGGTCAGGCAATTGTTACAGGTATTGAGCAGGGAATATATGCAACTGTAGAGAAGTCAGATAAATTTATAGTTGAAAGCCCTCTTCCTATGTATCATGGGGAGTCCCTATCTTGTGATATGGATACCGATAAACTACTGGAAGTTGCCTATAATGGTGGCTTCTTCTCCTATGTTGCTGGAGTAGCATCTTATGTGAATGAGAACTATCACGTAGAAGGGCTTAAGATCACAATCACCAAGATGGATCTTCCGATCAAGAGCGGTCTTTCAAGTAGCGCTGCTATTTGTGTTCTTGTAGCCAGGGCGTTTAACAGGATGTACAATCTTCATCTTAATACTATGGGAGAAATGCGAATTGCCTATAATGGAGAGCAGAGAACCCCTTCGAGATGCGGTAGATTAGATCAGGCCTGTGCATATGGTGTTAATCCCGTTAGGATGTTTTTTGACGGAACAGAAGTAAGTGTCAAGACTCTTACTGTTAAGTCACCGTTATATTTTGTAGTAGCTAATCTTAATGCAGGCAAAGACACTGTTAAGATACTTGCAGATCTTAATAAGTGCTTCCCGTTTGCTCAGAATGACACTGAGAATAGTGTTCAGGAAGCGCTAGGCAGAGACAATGTTGTTTTTATAGACAGGGCTTGTCAGGCTATTGAAAAAGGTGATGTCAAAGCTCTTGGTCAGGTAATGATTGATTTCCAGCATAATTTTGACAAGAAAGTCGCACCAGCTTGTCCAGAACAGCTTACAGCACCTGTTCTTCATGAGATATTAGAAGATGAAGCAATTAGAAGTTTATCTTATGGTGCAAAAGGTGTTGGCTCGCAGGGTGATGGAACAGTTCAGTTCCTTGCAAAGGATGAAGAGAGTCAGAAGAAGATAATAGAATATCTTAAGAATGAAAAGAATATGGAAGGCTTTCCTCTTACATTAAAGCCTAAGAAGGCTGTAAGAAAGGCTATTATACCTGTTGCAGGATTTGGCACAAGATTATTCCCTGCTACTAAAGCTATTAAGAAGGATTTCTTCCCAATTCTTGATACAGATGGAATATTAAAACCTGTACTATTGATACTGCTTGAACAGCTTGTAGAAGCTGATATCGAGGATATTTGCTTAGTAATAGGTGAGGAAGAGCGTCCGCTATACGATATGTTTTTTGCTAGACTATCATCAGAAAATTATGACAAGCTATCTGATGATAAGAAGTATTATCAGAATCTACTGATGAGTCTTGCACGTAGAATAACCTATGTATACCAAAAGGAGAGAAAAGGTTTTGGTCATGCAGTATATCAGTGCAGAGAGTTTACTAATGGAGAACCGGTTCTGCTTCTTCTTGGGGATATGATTTATAGATCTAATACTTCACAGAACTGCATGCAGCAGATGATTGATGCTTATGAGAACTGCGGAATGCCTATGATAAGCATGCATACAGTTGATCCTGAAGAAGTAGTTCACTATGGTATCATGCATGGCCAGTGGGAAAATAGCGATCAAAGGTTTCTGAAACTTGATGAGATCAAGGAAAAGCCTACTGTTGACTATGCTAGGGAATATCTTAACGTGGCAACAAGAGAATCCGAAGAGAACTATTATGCGGTCTTCGGACAGTATATTCTTACACCGGAAGTCTTTGAGAATCTTGAGAAGAATATAAAGAATAATTTATTAGAGAATAATGAGATACAGCTTACAACAGCACTTGAACAGACAAGATCATCAAGTGGTATGATGGGACTTGTAATAGACGGTAAATCTTATGATGTGGGACTTCCACAGGCTTATGTCAAGACGGTAAGTGAGTATGGAGAGAGATGA
- a CDS encoding glycosyltransferase family 2 protein produces MDMKNYKLSVVIPCYNEKDSITKIIDKVLMAPIDNKEIIVVDDLSNDGTREVLERDIKPLVSKIVYHEENSGKGGALRTGFAHATGDVVIIQDADLEYDPNEYQKVVEPIIKGECDVCYGSRFLGQQAKGYFSNRIANKVLTKISNLFTSQKLTDMETCYKCFKREIIQKVDIKENRFGFEPEITAKVSNMGIKIKEVPISYYPRTNEEGKKIGIKDGFRAIYCIWKYRKG; encoded by the coding sequence ATGGATATGAAGAATTACAAGCTTTCAGTAGTTATACCTTGTTATAATGAAAAAGATAGTATTACAAAAATAATAGATAAGGTATTGATGGCTCCTATCGATAATAAGGAGATTATAGTCGTTGATGATCTTAGCAATGATGGAACTAGAGAGGTTCTTGAACGAGATATTAAGCCGTTGGTGAGTAAAATTGTATATCATGAAGAAAATTCAGGTAAGGGAGGTGCACTGCGTACAGGATTTGCACATGCTACAGGGGATGTTGTAATAATACAAGATGCTGATCTAGAATATGACCCTAATGAATACCAGAAGGTAGTAGAGCCTATAATTAAAGGTGAATGTGATGTGTGTTATGGCTCAAGATTTTTAGGTCAGCAAGCGAAGGGCTATTTTTCTAATCGGATAGCTAACAAAGTTCTTACTAAAATTTCCAATTTATTTACTAGCCAGAAACTTACAGATATGGAAACGTGTTATAAGTGTTTTAAGAGGGAAATAATACAAAAAGTTGATATTAAAGAAAATCGTTTTGGATTTGAACCAGAGATTACTGCAAAAGTTTCTAATATGGGTATTAAGATAAAAGAAGTTCCTATTTCATATTATCCTAGAACAAATGAAGAGGGGAAGAAGATAGGAATTAAGGATGGATTTAGGGCTATTTATTGTATATGGAAATACAGAAAAGGATGA
- a CDS encoding IS110 family transposase, whose protein sequence is MNSTQNKKIRQVTEKTMIVGIDVGSVKHYFRAFDWRGIELTRRPIPFTNSMEGFNAFHDVVNDLMDKNNLEITLVGLEPTGHYWFNLGQYMNGKNIKFVMVNPHHVHKSKELDDNSPSKNDCKDPKVIANLVRDGRYFYTYMPSGIYAELRNASNRRFTLVEEQIRCKNRIHKWISVYFPEYKGIYTHIDAKGGILLLKNAPTPEDIIEIGVEGIIKIWKDAKLRGNGHKKAITIFNRALNSIGFKEGLTEARIEIKDLIEDYETQTKRLEQINDLIKNLTLQIKHVDKLLEIKGVGIITVAGFIAEVGDITRFDNSKELQKLAGLELVEDSSGKHNGKTKISKRGRKRLRYLLIQAAISVIGKNAEFKQIHNYYTTRNDNPLKKMQSVTAVACKLIRVFHVVLVKGVSYDASKMLEDIKYPGGAKLIAA, encoded by the coding sequence ATGAATTCTACACAAAACAAAAAGATTAGACAAGTGACAGAAAAGACAATGATTGTCGGTATTGATGTTGGAAGCGTTAAGCACTATTTCAGGGCTTTTGATTGGAGAGGAATCGAACTCACCAGAAGACCTATCCCATTCACCAATTCAATGGAGGGATTCAACGCTTTCCATGATGTAGTAAATGACCTGATGGACAAGAACAACCTTGAGATTACCCTTGTAGGTCTGGAACCCACGGGGCACTACTGGTTTAACCTTGGGCAGTATATGAATGGCAAAAATATAAAGTTTGTCATGGTTAATCCTCATCATGTACATAAGTCCAAAGAGCTTGACGATAACAGTCCGTCAAAGAATGACTGTAAAGATCCTAAGGTCATTGCTAATCTCGTAAGAGATGGCCGCTACTTCTACACATATATGCCATCAGGAATATATGCGGAACTCAGAAATGCTTCAAACCGTAGATTTACATTGGTAGAGGAGCAGATACGTTGTAAGAACAGGATTCATAAATGGATCAGCGTATATTTCCCTGAATACAAAGGAATTTATACACATATAGATGCCAAGGGAGGCATACTCCTTTTAAAGAATGCACCTACTCCGGAAGATATAATAGAGATTGGTGTTGAAGGTATCATTAAGATATGGAAGGACGCAAAACTGCGTGGAAATGGTCATAAGAAGGCCATAACCATATTTAATAGGGCTTTGAACAGTATAGGCTTTAAGGAAGGTCTTACTGAGGCCAGAATCGAAATAAAGGATCTCATAGAGGATTATGAGACACAGACAAAACGGCTTGAACAGATCAATGATCTGATCAAGAACCTCACCCTTCAGATAAAGCATGTGGATAAGTTGCTTGAGATAAAGGGTGTAGGGATAATAACAGTAGCAGGTTTTATAGCGGAAGTTGGAGATATCACGCGCTTTGATAATTCCAAAGAACTTCAGAAACTTGCTGGATTGGAACTGGTAGAAGACAGTTCTGGAAAGCATAATGGCAAGACCAAGATAAGTAAAAGAGGGCGAAAGCGCTTGAGATATCTGCTCATTCAGGCAGCCATATCGGTTATCGGAAAGAATGCAGAATTCAAGCAGATCCATAATTATTACACTACCAGAAATGACAATCCGTTAAAGAAGATGCAGTCGGTAACAGCAGTAGCCTGTAAGCTGATAAGAGTATTCCATGTAGTCCTTGTAAAAGGAGTCAGCTACGATGCATCAAAGATGCTTGAGGACATCAAGTATCCGGGAGGAGCAAAGCTTATAGCTGCATAA
- a CDS encoding glycosyltransferase family 2 protein yields the protein MLQKDLFSTELKTYEWSVLYIDDGSQDDTLERIVKLAGTAGSNVRYISFARNFGKESAIYAGLENADGDYVALMDADLQHPPHLLVEMLHAIEVEGYDCATARRVNREKESKIRNFFSNAFYHTINWATGMKLAPGMTDYRLMKKQVADAIVSMREHERFIKGIYSWIGFKSKWIEYENVERADGDSKWNYRGLWNYAKTGIIAFATTPLRAVIYLGFLVIGISFVYAIRLYVMSVTGARPWQDTTTIILLLLFLGGVIILLLGVIGEYLARIYMEVKNRPIYIAKEKKLDK from the coding sequence ATGCTTCAGAAAGACCTGTTCAGTACAGAGCTTAAGACTTATGAGTGGAGTGTATTGTATATAGATGATGGAAGTCAGGACGATACCTTAGAGCGCATAGTGAAGCTTGCTGGTACGGCTGGCAGTAACGTGCGATATATCTCTTTTGCCAGGAATTTTGGTAAGGAATCTGCCATATATGCAGGTCTTGAGAATGCAGATGGTGATTATGTGGCCCTTATGGACGCCGATCTCCAGCACCCGCCGCATCTTCTTGTGGAGATGCTGCATGCGATAGAAGTAGAAGGCTATGACTGCGCAACAGCTAGGAGAGTGAATAGAGAGAAGGAGTCCAAGATCAGGAATTTCTTCTCTAATGCTTTTTATCATACTATCAACTGGGCTACCGGTATGAAGCTGGCTCCGGGCATGACAGATTATAGACTTATGAAGAAGCAGGTTGCTGATGCTATTGTATCTATGAGAGAGCATGAACGCTTCATCAAGGGTATATACTCCTGGATTGGATTTAAGTCCAAGTGGATAGAATATGAGAATGTTGAGCGTGCCGATGGAGACAGTAAGTGGAATTATCGAGGCCTGTGGAATTATGCTAAGACAGGTATCATTGCGTTTGCAACTACGCCGCTAAGAGCAGTTATATATTTGGGATTTCTGGTAATAGGTATATCATTTGTATATGCAATCAGGTTGTATGTAATGTCTGTTACAGGTGCCCGTCCATGGCAGGATACGACTACTATTATATTGCTGCTACTATTTCTTGGCGGCGTGATCATATTGCTTCTTGGGGTTATTGGGGAGTATCTGGCTAGGATTTATATGGAGGTTAAGAATAGGCCGATTTATATTGCTAAGGAGAAGAAGTTGGATAAGTAG
- a CDS encoding glycosyltransferase family 2 protein has product MDRKKIDIVIPCFNESKCVDLIYKALKKLFESELSGFDWSILYIDDGSQDDTLEHIVGLSNSDNSHVRYISFARNFGKESAIYAGLENVDGDYVALMDADLQHPPHLLVEMLHAIEDEGYDCATARRVKREKESKVRNFMSNAFYKVINWATGMKLAPGMTDYRLMKKQVAEAIVSMREHERFIKGIYSWIGFRSKWIEYENVERVEGDSKWNYRGLWNYAKTGIIAFATTPLRAVIYLGFLVIGISFVYAIRLYIMSVTGTRPWQDTTTIILLLLFLGGVIILLLGVIGEYLARIYMEVKNRPIYIAKEKKLDK; this is encoded by the coding sequence ATGGACAGGAAGAAGATAGATATAGTTATTCCTTGTTTTAATGAATCAAAATGTGTTGACCTTATATATAAGGCTCTAAAGAAGCTTTTTGAAAGCGAACTAAGTGGTTTTGATTGGAGCATTCTTTATATAGATGATGGAAGTCAGGACGATACTTTAGAGCATATAGTAGGGCTTTCTAATAGCGATAATAGTCATGTAAGGTATATCTCTTTTGCCAGAAATTTTGGTAAGGAGTCTGCTATATATGCAGGTCTTGAGAATGTAGATGGTGACTATGTGGCTCTTATGGATGCCGATCTTCAGCATCCACCGCATCTGCTGGTGGAGATGCTACATGCAATTGAAGATGAAGGTTATGACTGTGCTACAGCTAGGAGAGTTAAGAGGGAGAAGGAATCTAAAGTTCGTAATTTTATGTCTAACGCTTTCTATAAAGTGATTAATTGGGCTACAGGCATGAAGCTGGCTCCTGGCATGACTGATTACAGACTTATGAAAAAGCAGGTCGCTGAAGCTATTGTATCTATGAGAGAGCACGAGCGTTTTATCAAGGGTATCTATTCTTGGATAGGCTTTAGATCTAAGTGGATTGAGTACGAGAACGTAGAACGCGTAGAGGGCGATAGTAAGTGGAATTATAGAGGATTGTGGAATTATGCTAAGACCGGTATTATTGCATTTGCAACCACACCTCTAAGAGCTGTTATATATTTGGGATTTCTTGTAATAGGTATATCATTTGTATATGCAATTAGATTGTATATCATGTCTGTTACAGGTACTCGCCCATGGCAGGATACGACTACTATTATATTACTGTTGCTATTTCTTGGAGGCGTGATTATCTTGCTTCTTGGGGTTATTGGGGAGTATCTGGCTAGGATTTATATGGAGGTCAAGAATAGACCGATTTATATTGCTAAGGAGAAAAAGTTGGATAAGTAG
- a CDS encoding HigA family addiction module antitoxin, translating into MSNYIEYKDKVAFHPGYYIKELVETSGLTQEDFAKRLDTTPKNLSILIRGEQRLSNDIAMKLSRLTGTTIGYWLNLQKGYDTLVAEFESDKELENEKKVFEYLDYKYFRTNYGLQDHPRKKEAQIAETRGFLKVSSLTVLKKEDMAANFRSKLEMSESSVVKANAMVQIATNKALEVEAPRFDKRNLKKRFVMR; encoded by the coding sequence ATGAGTAATTATATTGAATATAAAGATAAAGTCGCATTTCATCCAGGATACTACATAAAGGAATTGGTTGAAACAAGTGGACTTACACAGGAAGACTTTGCGAAGAGGCTTGATACTACACCAAAGAATTTGAGTATTCTTATTCGCGGAGAACAGAGATTATCAAATGACATTGCAATGAAGTTATCAAGACTTACGGGAACGACTATTGGATATTGGCTTAATCTTCAAAAAGGATATGACACTTTAGTAGCAGAGTTTGAATCAGACAAAGAATTGGAAAATGAAAAGAAGGTATTCGAATACCTGGATTATAAGTATTTCAGAACTAATTATGGACTTCAAGATCATCCTAGGAAAAAGGAAGCGCAAATTGCAGAGACGAGAGGATTCCTTAAGGTTTCATCATTAACAGTCCTAAAAAAAGAAGATATGGCTGCGAACTTTAGAAGTAAACTCGAAATGAGTGAGTCCAGTGTTGTTAAAGCAAATGCTATGGTTCAGATAGCAACAAATAAAGCTTTGGAAGTAGAAGCCCCTAGGTTTGATAAAAGAAATTTGAAGAAGCGGTTCGTTATGCGTTGA
- a CDS encoding ATP-binding protein: MSFKEKAVLALNPSVDTAHPENINEINGYKSSNLAAIYGANASGKTSLFKAMTVALNYIKSSNLIQINQPMTAIVPFKFDEMTVKEPSEFEFIFVAGDGNRYVYGFVADAMQVHEEYLYKYSSQRPTLIFERKGENYEFTSQKPVLEPLVRFNTLNKLFLATATNWNTECTMIPYKWLTEKMTTFTDAQNIANISMDLYKGVDKDEYIDFTEHLLQVADINISKINIEVKKTRVDTPITVPVTQAMINGQPVQTMMTQELERINVLTEHLIGEEGNVKNYPLGIGEESLGTNQLFILGPFLKDAFEKGVTVVIDEIDKSLHTFIVRHIINMFRDKEINKAGAQLIFTTHDTSLMSLSTFRRDQVYFTEKNNKTGVSDLYSLDEFPVRKTDNIEKGYLLGRYGAIPYIRGEEL; the protein is encoded by the coding sequence ATGTCATTTAAGGAAAAGGCTGTTCTTGCATTAAATCCATCAGTAGATACAGCGCATCCGGAAAATATAAATGAGATAAATGGCTATAAGTCATCCAATCTTGCAGCAATTTATGGAGCCAATGCGTCTGGAAAGACAAGCCTATTTAAAGCGATGACAGTTGCGCTTAATTATATTAAGAGCTCAAATCTTATCCAGATTAATCAGCCAATGACAGCAATAGTCCCTTTCAAATTTGATGAGATGACGGTTAAGGAACCCTCTGAGTTTGAGTTTATCTTCGTCGCTGGAGATGGCAATAGATATGTATATGGTTTTGTTGCTGATGCAATGCAAGTTCATGAGGAGTACTTATATAAGTATTCTAGCCAAAGACCTACATTGATTTTTGAGCGTAAAGGTGAAAACTACGAGTTTACATCGCAAAAGCCTGTTCTAGAGCCACTTGTAAGGTTCAATACACTAAATAAGCTTTTTCTTGCTACAGCAACTAACTGGAATACAGAGTGTACAATGATTCCATATAAGTGGCTTACAGAGAAAATGACAACCTTTACAGATGCGCAGAACATAGCCAATATTTCTATGGATCTGTACAAAGGTGTTGATAAAGACGAGTATATTGATTTTACAGAGCATTTACTTCAGGTTGCAGATATCAATATTTCAAAAATAAATATTGAAGTTAAGAAAACCAGGGTAGATACTCCAATAACTGTTCCAGTAACACAGGCTATGATCAATGGGCAACCTGTACAAACAATGATGACACAGGAATTGGAACGTATAAATGTATTAACAGAACATTTGATAGGTGAAGAAGGCAATGTAAAAAATTACCCATTGGGTATAGGAGAAGAGTCATTAGGTACGAATCAGCTTTTTATTTTAGGACCTTTTTTGAAAGATGCCTTTGAAAAGGGTGTGACGGTAGTCATAGATGAGATTGATAAGAGCCTTCATACATTTATTGTAAGGCATATTATAAATATGTTCAGAGACAAGGAGATTAATAAAGCTGGTGCACAGTTGATTTTTACAACGCATGATACTTCACTGATGTCATTGTCTACATTTAGAAGAGATCAGGTATATTTTACAGAAAAGAATAATAAAACCGGAGTATCGGATCTCTATTCTTTAGATGAATTTCCTGTTAGAAAGACAGATAACATCGAAAAGGGTTACCTTCTTGGGCGTTATGGTGCAATCCCTTATATTCGAGGGGAGGAACTATAA
- a CDS encoding transposase gives MNKGNNHDNIAIVAYSSRLSNGPIESINRKIKDLKRMGKGFKTFEHFRNRFLYSTRSVPVLNGISDYNPVVYLEDDDF, from the coding sequence ATGAATAAAGGCAACAACCACGACAATATCGCGATTGTTGCCTATAGCAGCAGGCTTTCCAACGGTCCAATCGAATCAATAAACAGGAAGATAAAGGATCTGAAGCGCATGGGCAAAGGCTTCAAGACCTTTGAGCACTTCCGCAACCGTTTCTTGTATTCAACCAGATCTGTACCTGTACTTAACGGTATATCTGACTATAACCCTGTTGTTTATTTAGAAGATGATGATTTTTAG
- a CDS encoding ATP-dependent nuclease produces MNNRIVIKSIRIKNFRSIRNELIEAKNLNVFVGLNDVGKSNVLKALNLFFNGQTDYGQPFNFQKDFSYLFPQKSHGTKEIVIEIKFTIPDSYKEKGEFTWRKVWRTNDYTSENITNAEGENPSDRSRVPGTLKRIKYRYVPAVKSKEYYKSLLSDLYYTVSAVLDSPLESSVKSFSDVLRTYTVQISNEVNFRVGLNSKLSIPDNLSELFRTLVFQTKGEESDYVIPLDMRGDGIQARHIPIILKYIADEDQKTRNQGSMKVATIWGFEEPENGVELSRAFLMTKDFMDYSSDIQMFITTHSPAFYTIDNTESSQVIFVSCGEQNFGTRLIPGDNKTLIGEKMGLMPLVAPYIAEKERQIEEAKIRADQNGFTDVSTIFVEGKTDKQYLELAIKYFSPVLHDMIKKKKLRLYTKDGEGGCSKLVDLAYAWIYSGNKSKLLVLFDKDKAGINAKTTLTNSDIYKNKRSSAQVTVKYVEPSDEIKSIYRRKIDIPYEIEHLLSYDFWKIIDKKGFTAKRSAYEIMNMLGDNYAIDKTALDCITNIIKDEKLLKTIVLLEPMRDKKDKIYNLLKAAKEEKQIEYLAGLRPTVELMERVFADSRGEFSITSYL; encoded by the coding sequence ATGAATAATAGAATAGTGATAAAGTCAATAAGGATAAAGAATTTCAGAAGTATAAGAAATGAATTAATTGAAGCTAAAAATCTAAATGTTTTTGTTGGACTAAACGATGTTGGAAAATCAAATGTATTGAAAGCACTTAATCTGTTTTTTAATGGGCAAACTGATTATGGGCAGCCTTTTAATTTTCAAAAAGATTTTTCATACCTTTTTCCGCAAAAAAGTCATGGAACCAAAGAAATTGTTATAGAAATAAAATTTACTATACCTGATTCATATAAGGAAAAAGGAGAATTTACCTGGCGTAAAGTATGGAGAACAAACGACTATACATCTGAAAATATTACAAATGCTGAAGGAGAAAACCCTTCTGATCGGTCAAGAGTTCCAGGTACGTTAAAGAGGATTAAATATAGATATGTTCCTGCTGTGAAAAGCAAAGAGTATTATAAATCGCTATTGTCTGATTTATATTATACAGTTTCGGCAGTATTAGATAGTCCACTTGAAAGCTCAGTTAAAAGCTTTTCAGATGTTCTTCGAACATATACAGTTCAAATAAGCAATGAGGTGAATTTTAGAGTTGGACTCAATAGTAAACTATCAATACCAGATAATTTGAGCGAACTATTTAGAACGCTTGTTTTTCAAACAAAAGGAGAGGAAAGCGATTATGTTATTCCATTAGACATGCGTGGTGATGGTATACAAGCAAGGCACATTCCTATTATTTTGAAATATATTGCTGATGAAGACCAGAAGACGAGAAATCAGGGGTCTATGAAAGTTGCCACAATTTGGGGATTTGAAGAACCAGAAAATGGCGTAGAATTATCAAGAGCATTTTTAATGACAAAAGATTTTATGGATTATTCGAGTGATATTCAAATGTTTATTACAACGCATTCCCCAGCGTTTTATACTATTGATAATACTGAATCGTCACAAGTGATTTTTGTTTCTTGTGGGGAACAAAACTTTGGAACAAGATTGATTCCTGGAGATAATAAGACGTTAATTGGTGAAAAAATGGGGTTAATGCCTTTAGTAGCGCCATATATTGCTGAAAAAGAACGGCAAATCGAAGAGGCGAAGATTAGAGCTGATCAAAATGGTTTTACTGATGTTTCGACAATATTTGTTGAAGGAAAAACGGATAAACAATATCTTGAATTAGCGATTAAATATTTTTCACCAGTATTGCATGATATGATTAAGAAGAAAAAGTTGAGATTGTATACAAAAGATGGAGAAGGAGGATGCTCGAAATTAGTAGATTTAGCATATGCTTGGATCTATAGTGGAAATAAGAGTAAACTTCTTGTTTTATTTGATAAAGACAAAGCAGGTATTAATGCTAAAACAACGTTGACGAATAGTGATATTTATAAAAATAAGAGATCTAGTGCGCAGGTAACTGTTAAATATGTAGAGCCTTCAGATGAAATAAAAAGTATATATAGAAGAAAAATAGATATACCGTATGAAATAGAACATTTATTATCTTATGACTTTTGGAAAATTATTGACAAGAAGGGATTCACTGCTAAACGAAGTGCATATGAAATAATGAATATGTTAGGTGATAATTATGCTATTGATAAAACTGCTTTAGATTGTATTACAAATATAATAAAAGATGAAAAATTGCTGAAAACAATAGTTCTATTGGAGCCAATGAGGGATAAGAAGGATAAAATATATAATTTACTAAAGGCTGCTAAAGAAGAAAAACAGATTGAATATTTAGCGGGACTTAGACCGACAGTAGAATTGATGGAGAGAGTGTTTGCTGATTCGAGGGGGGAATTTAGTATTACAAGTTACCTATAG
- a CDS encoding RloB family protein, producing the protein MTKRDISLKKRGTKAKKERVTYLIVAEGRNKTETMYLSHFQEQGKDYYIRFVKAGNKTDAESLYKTLTAKWKELGLSAASGDKGFVVLDIDNDSNKAEKVISLIKENKNEAISFIVSNPVFEIWFLLHYRFTTKFYADGDAVIKDLKKYIPLHIIKCFLQ; encoded by the coding sequence ATGACCAAAAGAGATATATCCCTTAAGAAGAGAGGAACTAAGGCAAAAAAAGAAAGAGTCACATACTTGATCGTGGCCGAGGGAAGAAATAAGACTGAAACGATGTATCTATCCCATTTTCAGGAGCAGGGAAAAGATTATTATATACGTTTTGTAAAAGCAGGTAATAAGACAGATGCAGAATCTCTATATAAAACGCTGACTGCAAAATGGAAAGAGCTGGGATTGTCTGCTGCAAGTGGCGATAAGGGTTTCGTTGTGCTTGATATAGATAATGATTCCAACAAAGCTGAAAAGGTCATTTCGTTAATCAAAGAGAACAAGAATGAAGCTATTTCATTCATTGTATCCAACCCAGTATTTGAGATATGGTTTCTTCTTCATTATAGGTTTACAACAAAGTTCTATGCAGATGGTGATGCGGTTATAAAAGACTTAAAAAAATATATACCTCTCCATATAATCAAGTGTTTTCTTCAGTAA